The Nitrospirota bacterium genome includes the window TTTTTCTCAGGCCCCTCAGAAACCCGGCCTCTCCTGCCTGGGTGACAGCCCCTTCCACAAGTGCGATGTCAGGGCTCATGCCTGTAGCCGGCATGGCAACGTTGAGGTCAACCACCTCAACGAGGTCAAGCAGCTTAAGGAGGTCCTCCTCAAGATTGGTTATCTCAAGGATGTCTCCCGAACAGGATGTCAGGGAGTAAAGCCCCAACCTGGGTTTTTCCTTAGCCTTTGTCATATCAGAAGATCTCCGGCAGATTTATAGCATCCCAATACGTAAATATAGGTCCGTCAATGCACGTGTACTTATGCCCCACCACGCAGTGTCCGCATTTGCCCAAACCGCACTCCATCCTCCGCTCAAGAGACATATAGATGCTTCCCTTCGAGTAACCAAGTTTCAGGAGCTTGTCAAGGACAAACTTGTAAAATACAGGTGGCCCGCAAACAGCCACGGAAGTACCCTCCAGGGGCATCGTAATCTTGTCAAGAAGCTGGGTTACCCTGCCCACTTGTCCCTGCCATCTGCTATTTTCCGGCACACTGTCCACGGAAAGCATGCAATTTATATCAGTCCTCTCAAGCAGATTCTGCATCTCTCCATAAAAAAGGACACTCTCGGGGTCTCTTGCACCATATCCAATGCCAACCTCTCCAAAACGCTCCCGCCTGAAGAGCACATAGCGTATAAGGGATCTCAGCGGAGCTATTCCAAGCCCACCCGCCACTATAAGGAGATTTCCGCCCTCCATGGTCTCAACAGGATAACCATTGCCATAGGGGCCTCGGATTCCAACCCTTGCATTCTCCTCAAGCTCATGAAGTACGCCCGTCACCCTGCCTGCCTTTCTCACACAGAGGTCTATAAACCCCTTCTCATCCGGCCCGGAGGTGATGGATATAGGGGCCTCACCCACCCCGAATATACTGAGCATAACAAACTGCCCCGGCTTGAACGAGAAAGCCTTTCGCCGGTCCTCATCGTTAAAGACAAACCGGAAGAGGCTGTGCTGTGCATCAAGGTACCTCTTCTCTACAAGGATGGCTAACTCTGGTACAAGGCTCATTCCCTTATGCTCCTTACTACCTCCACCATATCTATCCCCGCAGGGCACGTCTCACTGCACCGGCCGCAGCCCGTGCATGTTGCCTTTCCGTGCATCTCTGCAAAGCCTATCTCTTTATGGAGATACCTGAACCTGAACCTCTCGGGCCTTGCTCCACGGAAATTGTGGCCACCCGTAACAAGGGCATAGTCCTTGCGCATACATGCATCCCACCTCCGCCACCTAACAGTAATGTCAGTCAAAAGGTCTGTTGAGTCATAGACATCAAAGCACTGACAGGTGGGACAGACCATGACACAACTGCCGCAGAAGAGACATCGGTGACTGTATTGCTCCCAAACATCGCTTTTATACTCAAGCGTAAGCAGGTCGGCGAGATTGGTGATATCCATTATACGGGTAAACATGGACTCCCTTTCCTCTATCCTGTCCTTGTATTCAGCTATCTCTTTTCCCGTGGGCTCCCTGAACAGCTCGGGGCAGAGCCTCAGCATATCATCACCAAGTGCAGTCCGCACACTTACCATATAGACCTCATCAAGCGTGTAGAGAAAGAGGTCATAAATATCCACTATAAAATCGGTATGCATTGATTTACAGAGGCAATACTTGTCCGGCAGGCAGCTGAGTCCTATAAACCCTGTCTTCTCACGCCGTCTCCAGTAAAAGGTGTCCTTCCCCCCGTATGAAAATGCCTTGTCAAGTATGTCTATGCCGTGAAGGTCGCAGGAATGAA containing:
- a CDS encoding FAD/NAD(P)-binding protein, coding for MSLVPELAILVEKRYLDAQHSLFRFVFNDEDRRKAFSFKPGQFVMLSIFGVGEAPISITSGPDEKGFIDLCVRKAGRVTGVLHELEENARVGIRGPYGNGYPVETMEGGNLLIVAGGLGIAPLRSLIRYVLFRRERFGEVGIGYGARDPESVLFYGEMQNLLERTDINCMLSVDSVPENSRWQGQVGRVTQLLDKITMPLEGTSVAVCGPPVFYKFVLDKLLKLGYSKGSIYMSLERRMECGLGKCGHCVVGHKYTCIDGPIFTYWDAINLPEIF
- a CDS encoding 4Fe-4S dicluster domain-containing protein — protein: MIYRTMIKKTLPRFLDTVNKNYRLIVPEQKGKETYTFKPYSGFSNVATEFLRTIIPPKQFFLPPKEDLFHVSGTSDIEVGAEEEPFSIIFGLHSCDLHGIDILDKAFSYGGKDTFYWRRREKTGFIGLSCLPDKYCLCKSMHTDFIVDIYDLFLYTLDEVYMVSVRTALGDDMLRLCPELFREPTGKEIAEYKDRIEERESMFTRIMDITNLADLLTLEYKSDVWEQYSHRCLFCGSCVMVCPTCQCFDVYDSTDLLTDITVRWRRWDACMRKDYALVTGGHNFRGARPERFRFRYLHKEIGFAEMHGKATCTGCGRCSETCPAGIDMVEVVRSIRE